The Candidatus Defluviibacterium haderslevense DNA window TGAATCATTTGTTGAGCAAACAGCCCTGATGACCTCTCAGCAAAATGATATATACCATGAATGGGTAAATGTTTTTTTAGAATTGGATCGTTATGCCTCCTTTTATAGACCAGGACCTGCCCCAAGAGCATTGGCTTATATGGGTCTTAGCGCATACGAAGCTTGTTTGGGAGGTATGCCAGATTACCAATCATTACAATACCGTTTAGGAATTAAAAGTATGCCAGCCGTTAAAAATAATTTGTATTGGCCTGAAGTGATCAATGCATCTTATGCTTATTTGATGAGAAAATTTTTTGAAACGGTTACTTTTAAGGATAAGTCAGGAAATGTCCTTAGCAATGAATCTTTTATGAATATTATTTCAGATAAGGAATTAGAATTGCGCGTTGGTTTTCAGAATAGTATTGTTGAACCTACGCTAAATAATTCTGAAGCCCACGGACGGGAAGTGGCTGCCGCTATTTGGAGTTATTCAACTTCAGATCCAGTAGGACACAATGGGCATTTGAATCCGTTTCCAGTTCCTGTTAACGCAGTGGGATGTGAATGGGTACCAACTGATCCGGGTGTGGCCACTCGCGGATTATATTCTCAATGGGGAAAGGTAAGAAGATTTGCATTGACTTCAAATGATCTTGATGCATTAGCTACACCTTTTGATTGTAGTTCAGATGTAAATTCTCAAATATATGCCCAAGCATACGAAACCTATGTAATAACCAACGAAGCTCGAAAAAATCTTAAAGGAGATTTGGAACACCAAGCAGAATTCTGGAGTGATGATCGTGTAGGATGGACATTTAGTCCTCCGGGTAGAATGATAGCTATTGCTGATCAAATTGTAGAAAAGGAAAATTTTAATCTAGAAAAAACATGTGTACTTTATGCACAATTAGGTATGGCTGAAAACGATGCTGCTGTTAATGCTTGGTATAATAAATACAAGTTTAATATTGAAAGACCCATTACTTATATCCAAAGAAATATTGACCCAAAATTCACTATTCCTTGGCTTGGATTTACACCTCCATTCCCTGCCTATCCTTCAGGTCACTCCACGTTTGCTTTCGCTGGAGTTGGAATATTGGAATCATTTGTTGGTGGAGCTTATCCATTCACTGATTTTTGTCACCAACAAAGCACAGATTTTTTAGGTGCACCACGAAGCTTCAATAGCTTAAGA harbors:
- a CDS encoding vanadium-dependent haloperoxidase; protein product: MKLSMRLLFLAIVFIFGITMSCNKSESFVEQTALMTSQQNDIYHEWVNVFLELDRYASFYRPGPAPRALAYMGLSAYEACLGGMPDYQSLQYRLGIKSMPAVKNNLYWPEVINASYAYLMRKFFETVTFKDKSGNVLSNESFMNIISDKELELRVGFQNSIVEPTLNNSEAHGREVAAAIWSYSTSDPVGHNGHLNPFPVPVNAVGCEWVPTDPGVATRGLYSQWGKVRRFALTSNDLDALATPFDCSSDVNSQIYAQAYETYVITNEARKNLKGDLEHQAEFWSDDRVGWTFSPPGRMIAIADQIVEKENFNLEKTCVLYAQLGMAENDAAVNAWYNKYKFNIERPITYIQRNIDPKFTIPWLGFTPPFPAYPSGHSTFAFAGVGILESFVGGAYPFTDFCHQQSTDFLGAPRSFNSLRDLANENAFSRLPLGVHYRMDYDGGNFCGILCARKVMQLPWKR